From a region of the Rhinopithecus roxellana isolate Shanxi Qingling chromosome 8, ASM756505v1, whole genome shotgun sequence genome:
- the PRR22 gene encoding proline-rich protein 22, with translation MTVSATVCPCPALTPRTPTSGWAAGWNPLPRVTRQTEPRRVLGLFSGWATCAPTATLLACLGWVPHCPMQHPKPFYVPAAPQEGFSLQSLEGAEALGSQPTPTCTEPPPAVGSLNLYHPPDPEKEVFPAPPAGFQMAPCGCFFDPRIYRIEWTTPDLGQSALYKLAASSGGPVGGPSAPGSYLLEPQPYLKAPGLPPYPHYQPAPGGPQFLLPYFPPEGPGPEALGFVGDAGPAAFMELPLPPLEEGPAPPPPPPPKENKPPVLITLPAEPTLPPDAYSHLQGHLGPFPGPEPLAFPAKELQGGGARPGVPLYPPGLSELKVAEAKEGALLGAGEAKAPEAARALALPDKVLLEDAMKLFDCLPGATEPEGTLCEVPGPALPDSSGGNSADDIRSLRLPEELLSFDYSVPEILDTVSNVDYFFNFKALNEEQPPHPGAPAANTPAPSVPGKRKASTAKKGKPGGKTRQPAGPASATSPGPRQDLGATPH, from the exons ATGACTGTCTCTGCCACCGTctgcccctgcccagccctgaCACCCAGAACCCCAACCAGTGGGTGGGCTGCAGGCTGGAACCCGCTGCCCCGAGTAACCAGGCAAACAGAACCCCGCCGGGTTCTCGGCCTCTTCTCTGGTTGGGCCACCTGTGCTCCTACTGCCACCCTCCTGGCCTGTCTGGGCTGGGTCCCCCATTGCCCCATGCAGCACCCCAAACCCTTCTATGTCCCTGCAGCTCCCCAGGAAggtttcagcctccagagtctggagggggctgaggcacTGGGCAGCCAGCCCACTCCCACCTGCACCGAGCCGCCTCCTGCCGTGG GCTCCTTGAACCTCTACCATCCCCCAGACCCAGAGAAAGAGGTGTTTCCGGCCCCTCCAGCAG GTTTCCAGATGGCCCCGTGTGGGTGCTTCTTCGACCCCCGCATCTATCGGATTGAGTGGACCACCCCTGACCTGGGCCAGTCGGCCCTGTACAAGCTGGCGGCAAGCAGCGGCGGGCCAGTGGGGGGCCCCTCTGCCCCAGGCAGCTACCTCCTGGAGCCGCAGCCCTACCTCAAGGCCCCGGGGCTGCCCCCATACCCCCACTACCAGCCGGCACCGGGGGGGCCCCAGTTCCTCTTGCCCTACTTCCCGCCTGAGGGCCCCGGGCCAGAGGCTCTGGGCTTTGTGGGGGACGCAGGACCCGCCGCCTTCATGGAGCTGCCCCTACCGCCACTGGAGGAAGGCCCGGCCCCGccaccccctccacctcccaaggaGAACAAGCCACCTGTACTCATCACGCTGCCTGCAGAGCCCACGTTGCCCCCAGACGCCTACAGCCACCTCCAGGGCCACCTCGGCCCCTTCCCTGGGCCCGAACCCCTGGCCTTCCCCGCCAAGGAGCTACAGGGCGGCGGGGCCCGACCTGGGGTGCCCCTGTACCCACCAGGCCTCAGCGAGCTCAAGGTGgctgaggccaaggagggggCCCTCCTGGGAGCAGGCGAGGCCAAGGCCCCTGAGGCGGCCAGAGCTTTGGCACTGCCTGACAAGGTTCTGCTGGAGGACGCCATGAAGCTCTTCGACTGTCTGCCAGGCGCCACTGAGCCTGAGGGTACCCTGTGCGAGGTCCCCGGGCCGGCCCTGCCTGACAGCAGTGGTGGGAACTCAGCCGATGACATCCGCTCGCTGCGCCTGCCCGAGGAGCTGCTGTCCTTCGACTACAGCGTGCCTGAGATCCTGGACACCGTGTCCAACGTCGACTACTTCTTCAACTTCAAGGCGCTCAACGAGGAGCAACCGCCCCACCCGGGGGCCCCTGCCGCCAACACCCCAGCCCCCAGTGTGCCCGGCAAGAGAAAGGCCTCGACGGCCAAGAAGGGAAAGCCGGGAGGGAAGACCAGGCAGCCGGCAGGCCCAGCCAGCGCCACTTCCCCGGGGCCCAGGCAGGACCTGGGAGCTACCCCCCATTAA